A window of the Vicugna pacos chromosome 32, VicPac4, whole genome shotgun sequence genome harbors these coding sequences:
- the FZD10 gene encoding frizzled-10, with translation MQRPGPRLWLVLQVMGSCAAISSMDMERPGDGKCQPIEIPMCKDIGYNMTRMPNLMGHENQREAAIQLHEFAPLVEYGCHGHLRFFLCSLYAPMCAEQVSTPIPACRVMCEQARLGCSPIMEQFNFKWPDSLDCSELPSRSDPRYLCMEAPGDGSDAPARGSGAPPPPLRPQRPRSAQERQLKDGAPGRAGCGNPGKFHHVEKSAACAPLCTPGVDVYWSRDDKRFAVVWLAVWSGLCFFSSAFTVLTFLIDPARFRYPERPIIFLSMCYCVYSVGYIIRLFAGAESIACDRDSGQLYVIQEGLESTGCTLVFLVLYYFGMASSLWWVILTLTWFLAAGKKWGHEAIEANSSYFHLAAWAIPAVKTILILVMRRVAGDELTGVCYVGSMDVNALTGFVLIPLACYLIIGTSFILSGFVALFHIRRVMKTGGENTDKLEKLMVRIGVFSVLYTVPATCVIACYFYERLNVEYWKVLATQHKCKMNNQTKNLDCLMAASIPAVEIFMVKIFMLLVVGITSGMWIWTSKTLQSWQSVCSRRFKKKSRRKPASVITNSGIYKKAQHPPKTRLGKYEIPAQPPTCV, from the coding sequence ATGCAGCGCCCGGGCCCCCGCCTGTGGCTGGTCCTGCAGGTGATGGGCTCGTGCGCCGCCATCAGCTCCATGGACATGGAGCGTCCGGGCGACGGCAAGTGCCAGCCCATCGAGATCCCGATGTGCAAGGACATCGGCTACAACATGACCCGCATGCCCAACCTGATGGGCCACGAGAACCAGCGCGAGGCCGCCATCCAGCTGCACGAGTTCGCGCCGCTGGTGGAGTACGGCTGCCACGGCCACCTCCGCTTCTTCCTGTGCTCGCTGTACGCGCCCATGTGCGCCGAGCAAGTCTCCACGCCCATCCCCGCCTGCCGGGTCATGTGCGAGCAGGCCCGGCTCGGGTGCTCCCCGATCATGGAGCAGTTCAACTTCAAGTGGCCCGACTCCCTGGACTGCAGCGAGCTCCCCAGCAGGAGCGACCCCCGCTACCTGTGCATGGAGGCGCCCGGCGACGGCTCGGACGCGCCCGCGCGCGGCTCgggcgcgcccccgccgcccctCAGGCCGCAGCGTCCGCGCAGCGCGCAGGAGCGCCAGCTGAAGGACGGCGCGCCGGGGCGCGCCGGCTGCGGCAACCCGGGCAAGTTCCACCACGTGGAGAAGAGCGCGGCGTGCGCGCCGCTCTGCACGCCGGGCGTGGACGTCTACTGGAGCCGCGACGACAAGCGCTTCGCCGTGGTCTGGCTGGCCGTCTGGTCCGGGCTCTGCTTCTTCTCCAGCGCCTTCACCGTGCTCACCTTCCTCATCGACCCGGCGCGCTTCAGGTACCCCGAGCGCCCCATCAtcttcctctccatgtgctactGCGTCTACTCCGTGGGCTACATCATCCGCCTCTTTGCGGGCGCCGAGAGCATCGCCTGCGACCGGGACAGCGGACAGCTCTATGTcatccaggagggcctggagagCACGGGCTGCACCCTGGTCTTCCTGGTCCTCTACTACTTCGGAATGGCCAGCTCCCTGTGGTGGGTGATCCTCACGCTCACCTGGTTCCTGGCTGCGGGCAAGAAGTGGGGCCACGAGGCCATTGAGGCCAACAGCAGCTACTTCCACCTGGCGGCCTGGGCCATCCCCGCCGTGAAGACCATCCTGATCCTGGTGATGCGCAGGGTGGCGGGGGACGAGCTGACCGGCGTCTGCTACGTGGGCAGCATGGACGTCAACGCCCTCACCGGCTTCGTCCTCATCCCGCTGGCCTGTTACCTCATCATCGGCACTTCCTTTATTCTCTCGGGCTTTGTGGCCCTTTTCCACATCCGGAGAGTGATGAAGACGGGTGGGGAGAACACAGACAAACTCGAGAAGCTCATGGTGAGGATCGGGGTCTTCTCCGTGCTCTACACGGTGCCGGCCACCTGTGTGATTGCCTGCTACTTTTACGAACGCCTCAACGTGGAGTACTGGAAGGTCCTGGCCACGCAGCACAAGTGCAAAATGAACAACCAGACCAAAAACCTGGACTGTCTGATGGCCGCCTCCATCCCTGCGGTGGAGATCTTCATGGTGAAGATCTTCATGTTGCTGGTGGTGGGCATCACCAGCGGCATGTGGATCTGGACATCCAAGACTCTGCAGTCCTGGCAGAGTGTCTGCAGCCGCAGGTTCAAGAAAAAGAGCCGACGGAAACCGGCCAGCGTGATCACCAACAGCGGGATTTACAAAAAAGCCCAGCACCCTCCCAAAACCCGCCTCGGGAAATACGAAATCCCCGCCCAGCCTCCCACCTGTGTGTGA